Part of the Tolypothrix sp. PCC 7910 genome, TAGGCTTTGAAACCACAGCCCCCAGTACCGCCTTCACCATCCTGCAAGCAGCAGCTGAAAATATCAGTAATTTTAGTATGTTTTGCAATCACGTCCTCGTGATCCCCGCCCTACAAGCATTACTAGATAACCCCGATTTGCAACTCGATGGCTTTGTCGGCCCTGGTCATGTCAGCATGGTAATTGGTACTGACCCTTATCAATTTATTGCCCAACAATACCATAAACCCATCGTGGTCTCCGGTTTTGAACCCCTAGACATCCTGCAATCGATTTGGATGCTGTTGCAACAGCTATTAGAAAATCGTTGCGAAGTCGAAAACCAATATAACCGCATTGTACAGCCAGCTGGAAATCAAATCGCCCTCAAAGCTATCAACCAAGTGTTTATGGCGCGAGAAACTTTTGAATGGCGTGGCTTAGGTGACATCCCTTATTCTGGCTTACAAATTCGTCCCGAATACGCGCAATTCGATGCTGAACAGAAATTTAGTATTCCTAACCAGAAAGTTGCTGACCATAAAGCTTGTCAATGTGGAGAAATCCTCAAAGGTGTATTGAAACCTTGGCAATGTAAAGTTTTTGGTACAGCTTGCACCCCAGAAACACCAATTGGTACTTGCATGGTATCTTCCGAAGGTGCTTGTGCCGCTTACTATAAATATGGCAGACTCTCCACCATTGCCAAGAAAACCAACCTAGAAACACCCAAGGTCAACATATCTCAAGAACCTCTACC contains:
- the hypD gene encoding hydrogenase formation protein HypD translates to MKYVDEFREPAKAEGLYREIAKLSQQLDKPIKIMEICGGHTHSIFKYGIEDILPDTIELIHGPGCPVCVMPRGRLDDAIAISQNSHVIFTTFGDAMRVPGSTTSLLQAKATGADIRMVYSPLDSLKIAKENPNKEVVFFGLGFETTAPSTAFTILQAAAENISNFSMFCNHVLVIPALQALLDNPDLQLDGFVGPGHVSMVIGTDPYQFIAQQYHKPIVVSGFEPLDILQSIWMLLQQLLENRCEVENQYNRIVQPAGNQIALKAINQVFMARETFEWRGLGDIPYSGLQIRPEYAQFDAEQKFSIPNQKVADHKACQCGEILKGVLKPWQCKVFGTACTPETPIGTCMVSSEGACAAYYKYGRLSTIAKKTNLETPKVNISQEPLPACGTAS